A DNA window from Gemmatimonadaceae bacterium contains the following coding sequences:
- the der gene encoding ribosome biogenesis GTPase Der, which translates to MNIPVIAIVGRPNVGKSALFNRIVGDQSAIVSDEPGTTRDRHFARADWNGRQFWLVDTGGLADDPHMPMDREIRRQVMEAIGEADLLLLVVDAQVGLHPSDSRVVDLLRESRKPWVLVANKVDDPASTEYFEFYSLGAGDPVPVSAQNGKNSGDLLDTIVERIPESTEEPGDALRVAVIGRPNVGKSSLVNRLLGEERLVVDDIAGTTRDAIDTPMMYHEREIVFVDTAGLRRQSRVDDGIEFYSSLRSRRAIDRADICILVIDAVEGLHNQDLKIAALAWEAGRGLIVVVNKWDLAEKETNSAYKFEKEAAEKAPFFRFVPFIFTSALTGQRVTRILDTILQVEAERSKRISTSQVNNTLEELIARRQPPQAAGREVKLNYATQVETTPPMIAVFGNNPDLVQEHYIRYLHNGFRAAWGFTGSPLRVVMRRKSA; encoded by the coding sequence ATGAATATTCCCGTCATCGCAATCGTCGGGCGGCCAAACGTAGGGAAGTCGGCGCTCTTCAACCGCATCGTCGGCGACCAGAGCGCAATCGTCAGCGACGAACCGGGTACCACGAGAGATCGCCACTTCGCGCGCGCCGACTGGAACGGGCGGCAGTTCTGGCTGGTGGACACCGGCGGGCTCGCCGACGATCCGCACATGCCGATGGATCGCGAGATTCGGCGCCAGGTCATGGAGGCGATCGGCGAAGCGGACCTGCTCCTTCTCGTGGTGGACGCACAGGTCGGTCTGCATCCAAGCGATTCCCGCGTCGTGGATCTCCTTCGCGAGTCGCGCAAGCCGTGGGTTCTTGTCGCCAACAAGGTGGACGACCCGGCATCCACGGAATACTTCGAGTTCTATTCGCTCGGCGCCGGCGATCCGGTCCCGGTCTCGGCGCAGAATGGAAAGAATTCAGGCGATCTCCTCGACACGATAGTCGAGCGGATCCCTGAGTCGACAGAAGAGCCGGGTGATGCGCTGCGCGTTGCGGTGATCGGTCGGCCGAATGTCGGCAAGTCATCGCTCGTCAACCGCCTTCTCGGCGAGGAGCGGCTGGTCGTCGACGATATCGCGGGCACGACCCGCGACGCCATTGATACGCCGATGATGTATCACGAGCGGGAGATAGTGTTCGTGGACACTGCCGGCCTCAGACGCCAGTCGCGCGTGGACGATGGGATCGAGTTCTACTCGTCGCTGCGGTCCCGGCGCGCCATCGATCGCGCCGACATTTGCATTCTCGTGATAGACGCGGTCGAAGGGCTCCACAATCAGGATCTGAAGATCGCCGCTCTGGCGTGGGAAGCCGGGCGCGGATTGATTGTCGTCGTCAACAAGTGGGACCTCGCCGAGAAGGAGACGAACTCCGCGTACAAGTTCGAGAAGGAGGCGGCCGAGAAGGCTCCGTTCTTCCGCTTCGTGCCGTTCATCTTCACGTCGGCGCTCACCGGTCAGCGCGTGACGCGCATTCTCGATACGATTCTCCAGGTCGAGGCGGAGCGCAGCAAGCGCATCTCGACCTCCCAGGTCAACAACACTCTCGAAGAGCTCATCGCGCGACGCCAGCCGCCTCAGGCAGCCGGGCGCGAGGTGAAGCTGAACTACGCGACACAGGTGGAGACTACGCCGCCGATGATCGCCGTATTCGGAAACAATCCCGATCTCGTGCAGGAGCATTACATCAGGTATCTCCACAACGGGTTCCGCGCAGCGTGGGGATTCACCGGAAGTCCGCTGCGCGTCGTGATGCGGCGGAAGTCGGCCTAG
- a CDS encoding DUF512 domain-containing protein, with amino-acid sequence MVRVARVADGSIAEEIGIVVGTELISVNGRNVQDFLDWEFLTAEDDLVVETRQPDGEGIVYEIARPEGESLGIALEPPNVRRCANRCEFCFIEGLPQGLRKNLYIRDDDYRLSFAYGNFATLSNVKERDIARILEFRLSPLYVSVHATNWEARKILLNNSRVPNIVEQLTRLAEGGIQFHSQMVIVPGLNDGAVLEESLSDLWNLGDAVISAAVVPVGLTQFSHLYSGASMDAEKARELIAQVNRWSKRALRERGQRWVYGSDELYLLAGVELPGPDHYGDFAQIENGIGAITSLRMRVAEGLEDLPRLDGLHIGVVTGKAMVDLMPELLGKLTLATGARFTLIPTENSLFGPTITTAGLLVGADIRRALQSRDELDIALIPAETINEDRIFLDDVIFDELRAELPMPVHPSYDFVDVLASEQLAIAA; translated from the coding sequence ATGGTAAGAGTCGCTCGAGTGGCCGATGGAAGCATCGCCGAAGAAATCGGAATAGTCGTCGGCACCGAGCTGATCTCAGTCAACGGTCGTAACGTCCAGGACTTCCTCGACTGGGAGTTTCTCACCGCCGAAGACGACCTCGTAGTCGAGACGCGCCAGCCCGATGGCGAGGGGATTGTCTACGAGATAGCGCGCCCCGAGGGCGAATCCCTCGGCATCGCGCTCGAGCCGCCCAACGTCCGGCGCTGTGCCAATCGCTGCGAATTCTGCTTCATCGAGGGATTGCCGCAGGGCCTGCGAAAGAACCTCTACATTCGCGACGACGATTATCGCCTCTCGTTCGCGTACGGCAACTTCGCGACCCTCTCCAACGTGAAGGAGCGTGACATCGCCCGCATCCTCGAGTTTCGCCTGTCACCCCTCTACGTATCGGTGCATGCGACCAACTGGGAAGCACGAAAGATTCTCCTTAACAATTCGCGCGTGCCGAACATCGTCGAGCAGCTGACGCGGCTCGCAGAAGGCGGTATCCAGTTCCATTCGCAGATGGTGATCGTCCCCGGCCTCAACGACGGCGCCGTGCTCGAGGAATCGTTGTCCGATCTCTGGAATCTCGGCGACGCAGTCATTTCGGCCGCTGTCGTTCCCGTCGGCCTCACGCAGTTCTCGCATCTCTACAGCGGCGCATCGATGGACGCGGAGAAAGCCCGCGAGCTCATTGCGCAGGTGAACCGCTGGAGCAAGCGCGCCCTTCGCGAGAGAGGGCAGAGGTGGGTGTACGGATCGGACGAGCTGTATCTGCTCGCTGGCGTGGAGCTGCCCGGGCCGGATCATTACGGTGACTTCGCTCAGATCGAGAACGGCATCGGTGCCATCACATCGCTCCGTATGCGCGTCGCCGAGGGACTCGAAGACCTGCCACGGCTGGACGGACTGCACATTGGCGTGGTCACCGGCAAGGCGATGGTGGATCTCATGCCCGAGTTGCTCGGCAAACTGACACTCGCGACAGGCGCCCGATTCACGTTGATCCCCACCGAGAATTCACTCTTCGGTCCGACGATAACCACCGCCGGCCTGCTGGTCGGCGCCGACATCCGCCGTGCGCTTCAGTCGCGCGACGAGCTGGACATCGCGCTCATTCCCGCTGAAACGATAAATGAAGACCGCATTTTCCTCGACGACGTGATCTTCGACGAACTTCGCGCCGAGCTGCCCATGCCAGTGCATCCGTCATACGACTTCGTAGACGTTCTCGCGAGCGAGCAGCTGGCGATCGCAGCATGA